Below is a genomic region from Actinoallomurus bryophytorum.
GTGCGCGCCGAGGCGTTCGCCACGCTGGGCGGAACGGGTGGCGAGGTCCTCTTCCTCCACGACGTCCAGGACGGCCAGCGCGGCGGCCGCGGGAAGCGGGTCGGACTGGTGGGAGGTGTAGTACATGAGCCCGGCGTCGTACGCGGTCTGCTCGATCGCGCCGGTCGTGACGACCGCGCTGATCGGCAGGCCGCCGCCGAGGGTCTTGGACAGCGTCACGATGTCCGGTACGACGCCGAAGACGTCCATGCCGAACATCGCGCCCAGCCGGCCGAAGCCGGTCTGCGCCTCGTCCAGGATGAGCAGCATGTCGCGTTCGTGGGTCAGCTCAAGCAGCCGGGCGAAATATCCGGGCGGTGGGACGAGGATCCCGCCGGAGGACAGGACCGGCTCGGCGACGACGGCGGCGCGCGACCCGCTCGTCTGCTGGTCGTACAGCTCGAAGCCGACCTCCAGGCAGGTGTGGTCGCAGGTGCCGGCGCAGTGGCGTACCGGGCACCGGTAGGCGTACGGCGCGGGCAGCGCGAAGACTCCCGGCATGGTGGGGCCGTGCCCGCGGCGACCCGCCGAGTAGGTCAGGGACTGGCTGCCCGACGTCATGCCGTGCCAGCTGCGGGTCAGCGAGACGATCTCGAAGCCGCCGGTGGCGAGCTTGGCCATGCGCACCGCGGCCTCGTTCGCCTCTCCGCCCGTGCTCAGGAACATCGAGCGGTCCAGGCCGTCGGGCATCAGCGCGGCGACCCTCTCCGCCAGGGCCAGCACCGGCTCGGACAGCAGGCCGGAGTTGAGATGGACGGCCTCGTCGAGGGAGCGGCGCACCGCCTCGACTATGCGCGGGTGGCTGTGCCCGATCGTGGCGCAGATCTGGCCGGAGGTGAAGTCGAGGACGCGGCGCCCGTCGGTGGTCTCCAGCCACGACCCCGAAGCCCGGGCGATCACGTCGTGGGCGAACTCCCCGTTGTAGCGGATCAGGTGGCGTTCACGTGGGTCCATGTGCCGATGGTCACCCCGCCGACCCATCGGGTCCAGCGATGATTCTCGCCGGATAATCGTGGAAGAATCCGAACGATGCTCGACCTCCGGCGGCTGCGGCTCCTCCGCGAACTCCACGAACGCGGCACCATCGCGTCGGTCGCGGACGCCCTGTCCTACAGTCCCTCGACCGTCTCCCACCAGCTCGCCGAGCTCCAGCGCGAGGCGGGCGTGCTGCTGTTCGAGCGCGACGGCCGTCGGCTGCGCCTCACCGAGGCGGCGCGCGTCCTCGTACGCCACGCGGACGCCCTGCTCACCCGCATGGAACGCGCCGAGGCCGAGATGGCGGCCGCGGCCGGTGTCGTGGCCGGGACCGTACGCCTCGCGGCGTTCCAGACGGCGGCGATCAGCCTGGTCGCCCCCGCGCTGACCGACCTCGCGAGCCGCCATCCCGGGCTGCGTCTCGAGCTCACCGAGGCCGAGCCGGACGAGGCGGTCGACGCCCTGCTGCGCCGCGAGTGCGACGTCGCGATCTGCGACGAGTACGGCGGGCGGCGGAGGACCCGGCCGCGCGGCCTCACGTTCGAGGAGGTGTACGCCGAGCGGGTGCGCCTCGTGCTGCCGCGCGACCACCCGGCGACGACCCTGGGTGAGCTGGCGGGAGCGGCGTGGGCCGGCGGCCACCCCGGCACCAGCCACGAGCGCCTGCTGGACCAGGCGTGCACGACCATCGGCGGCTTCACGCCCGATGTCCGCCATCGGGCCACCGACCTGCTCGTCCTGCTCGCGCTCGTCGCCAGGGGCGGCGCCGTCACGCTGTTGCCCGACCTGTCACGGCCCGAGCGCGACCCCTCGGTCGCGGTGCGGGACATCGGGATCGCGCGGCGCGTCCTGACCGTCGTACGGGACGACGGCCTCGCGCGGCCCGCGCTCGACGCGGTCCGTTCGGCGCTCCGCGCGGCGGCGCTTGACCTTGTCCCTGGGTGAAGCCCCAGCATCGAGGCCGACAGGAGGAAGGTGTCATGGGCTCGTTGACGATCGGCGCGTTCGCGCGTGCGGCACGGCTGTCGCCGAAGGCCCTGCGGCTCTACGACGAGCTCGGCCTGCTGCGGCCCGCGCGTGTCGACCCGGTCTCCGGCTACCGGCTGTACGAGCCGTCGCAGCTCGCGCGGGCCCGGCTGGTGGCCTGGCTCCGCCGGCTCGGCATGCCGCTGGCCCGCATCCGGGTCGTGTGCTCGCTGGACCCGGCCTCGGCCGCACGCGAGGTGGCCGCCTACTGGGCGCAGGTCGAGTCCGACGTCGTGGCCCGGCGTGACCTCGCCGCCTTCCTCATCGACCAGTTGTCCGGAGGGGACGATGAGCACATGACTCTGCGCATCCGCTACGCGAAGCACTCCGACATCGGGAGGGTCCGCGACGCCAACGAGGACTCCGTGTACGCCGGGACGCGGCTCCTCGCCGTCGCGGACGGCTTCGGCGGCCACGGGCGCGGCGCTCCGGCGAGCGCGGCCGTCATCGAGGCGCTGCGCCCGCTCGACGCGGGCGTCGCCGCGGGCGACCTGCTGACCGCGCTCGACCAGGCGGTCCACTCGGCCGACGCGGCGCTCCGTGAGATCACTCGTTCCGACCCCGCGATGGAGGGGGCCGGCAGCACGCTCACCGCGATGCTGTGGTCGGGTTCACGCCTCGGCCTCGTCCATATCGGCGACTGCCGGGCGTACGTCCTGCGCGAGGGCGAGCTGTTCCAGATCACCCACGACCACACCCTCGTCCAGTCGCTGATCGACGAGGGGCGCCTCACCCACGAGGAGGCGGCCTCGCACCCGCAGCGGTCGCTGCTGCTGCGCGCGCTGGAGGGCTCCGGTGTGGCGGCCGACCTGAAGCTGCACGAGGCGCGGCCCGGTGACCGGTACCTGCTGTGCTCGGACGGCCTGTCCACGGTGGTCCCGGTCCAGGCCGTCCACGACACGCTCGCCACGGTGGCCGACCCCGATGACGCCGTACGGCGGCTGGTCGACCTCGCCAACGACGCGGGCGGGCCGGACAACGTCACCTGTGTCGTCGCCGATGTGACCGACCAGGAGGCGCCGCGGGAATGAGGTCATCACGTTCTCCTGACCGGATATCGGCCGATCGCCGTCGCATGACCGTTGTTGACGGTTTCGTGGAACCGCCCTGACCCGGCGAGCGGCTGCCGGAGATGACCGTGTTAGGGGTTCCTGTCCGTAGCCGGGGGCGTACGCGGTGCTCCATACTCTCGGGTTAGTCCACCGAGGAGATCATGGTGACGGTGTCAGCGGAGCTCGCCGAGATCCAGCACTGGTGGGCGAACCGATCCGCTCCCCCCGGCCCGGCCCCCGCCGAGCAGGTCTGCCGGATCGCCGGTAGCGCCCATGACCAGCTCACCCCGGCCGGCGTCGACAATCCGTACTGGGAGATCGTCCGGCAGCTGCCCTCGGTGCGCGGAACCGGGCACGGCGTCTGCCCGGACGGGTTCGCCCGTGAGCTTCCCGTCGGCCATCATCTGCTGACCAAGCGCTACTCCTGGGCGATCCCCTCGCCGGGCGACATCGCCTGGCTCGGGGACGTACTCGGCCGTCGCGGCCTGGTCGAGATCGGCGCCGGCTCGGGCTACTGGGCATGGCAGGCGCGGCAGGCCGGGATCGACGTCATCGCCTACGAGCCGGCCGACTCCGCCGCCAACGCGTACACCGACGGCACTGAGTACTCCACCGTCCTGCGAGAGGGCCACAGCGTCGCCCGGCACCACCCCGACCGGGCGCTGATGCTGTGCTGGCCGACCCACAATGACTCCTGGGCGACCAGTACCCTCGACGCGTACGCAGGCGACGTGTTCGTCTACATCGGCCAGCCCCGTGGCGGTGTCTGCGCCGACGACGCCTTCTTCGGACTCCTGGACCGTGCCTGGACACCGGTCGGCTCGAGTGCCCGGCACGTCAGCTGGCGGCACGCCGGCAGCACCATGACCGCCTACCGCCGCAGAGAGCCCGCCTGAGCTACTTCCCGTCCGCCTTCTCGGGAAGCTCGCGCCGGCCGTCGGTCTCCTCCGCGAGGTTCTTCTTGACCGCTTCGAGGATGGTCAGCCCCTGGCCGACGAGTCCGGCGGCGATCTCGCCGAGGCCGTCGGCCCCGTTCAGGATGTTGACGTTCGCGCCGGAAAGGCCGCTCGCCGCCTCCCGTACGATCTGCGGCAACTGGTCGATGAGCATGCGGTCGAGGGCGACCCGGTCATAGGAGGCCGCGGCCTCGGCCTGGACCTTCATCCGCTCGGCCTCGGCCTGGGCCAGGATGCGAACCCGCTGCGCGTCGGCCTCCGCCGGCCGGACGACCTCGGCCACCAGCTGCTGCTGGCGGAGCTCGGCCTCGCGCATGGCCAGTTCGGTCTGCGCGGCGATGACCTCACGCTGTGCCTGGGCCTGCGAGAGCGGCCCGGCCTGCCCGGCCTCGGCCTGTGCCCGGTCCACCTCGGCCTTGTACTCCGCCTGGACGATCGCCGTCTGCCGCGCGTACTCGGCCTGGTTACGCTGCGACTCCTGCTGGGCCTCGACCGCGGCCTGCGTCGCCTGCGCCTGCGCGATCTGCGCCTGCCGCTGGATCGCGGCGTTGTGAGGGGCGGCCATCGCGTCGATGTAGCCGGTGTTCATGTCGTCGATGGACTGGATCTGCAACGAGTCGACGGTGAGCCCGATCTTGGCCATCTCCGCCTTCGAGCCGTCGAGGACCTCGAGCGCCAGCTTCTGTCGTTCGGTGACGATCTCCTCGACGGTCATCGAACCGATGATCGAACGCAGGTGACCGGCGAAGATCCGCCCGGTCAGCGTCGACATCTGGTCCTGGTCGGACAGGAACCGCTGACCCGCGTTGATGATGCTCTCGGCGTCGTTCCCGACCTTGAACGCGATCACCGAGCGCACGTTGAGACTGATGCCCTGCCTGGTGACACAGGTCTCCGACACCTCCGCCTCGCACATGGCCAAGGTCAGAAAACGCACCTTACGAAAGACCGGCAGGATGAACGCGCCATGACCGGTGACCACACGGAAGGGCGCGCCGTTCCTGGCCGCTCGGCCTCCGGAAATCAACATGGCCTCATCGGGGGCCGGAACACGATAACCGAACATCTCTTGTCTCCTCAGTGCTACGACAGGCCTGGAGCGACGCCGCCCGGAGGGATATGGCCTGGAGCTTCGCGCACATTACGCGCCTTGGAGCGGCCGCCGCTAGGGCGGGTCCGGCGAATGCCCGCCCTACCGCGCGCGAACGCCATTTGTGAGGAACACCTAGACGCCACCGCCGGCGATCTCATCCCACTCGATGACGTCCACCGTCCTGGCACCGCGCGACTCTATGACCAAGACCCTGGTGTCCTTCGGAAGCGGAGTGTCCGACCACGCCAGAAAGGTCTCCGATCCGCCGCGGACCTTGACCAGCGCCTCCCCCGGGCCGGCGGATCCGCGAGTACCGATGATGAGGACTCCGAGGCACCCTATGCAGGACTCGTCCCTGACCACCGGCACCCCCTCAGGTGGGGCCGTGACGCCCCATCCCTCACATTATCGGGGCGCGGACACGGCGATCGGGGAGGTCGGGGCGGTGCCATTGCTCATTTCGGCCGTTCCTGGCCAGAGGTCACCGGCGGCGCGAATCGCCAGCTCCGAACGGACCAGGCGGACAGCCCCGACAGAATCGACCCGAGACTCATCACCGAGCCGATCGAGAGCACAGAGGCAAAGGAGCCCACCGAGCCGATCGACAGAATCGAACCCGCCGAACCGATCGACAGGATCGAGCCGGCCGAGCCGATCGACAGGATCGATCCACTTGATCCGAAGCTCAGGATGGAACCCGCCGAATCCTGCCCTCGCGAAACGCCTCTCTTCTTCATACGGAGCACTCTTCCAGCCATGGCCGGCCGGCGACAGGTGGTCTCTCGCGCCCGCGCGGCCGGTCTCCCGGCCCGCAGCCACACCGTCTGTCTCGGCCTCCGGCGGAGTGACTCCCACCGGACGTACGTGATCCATGTGAGACTTCTGGGCGACCGTCTGATCGACCGGAGGTGGGCCTCGTGGATGACGGCGAAAAGGACGCACTGTCGATGTTCCTGGAGGCGCAGCGGGCCAGCGTGCTGGCGATCGTCGACGGTCTCGGCGTGGAGGCGCTGACGACCGCGGTCCTGCCGTCGGGGTGGACGCCGCTGGGGCTCGTCGAACACCTGGGGTACGCCGAGCGGCACTGGTTCCAGGAGGTCCTCACCGGAACCGCCGAGCCGCTGGAATGGCCCGACGACAACGCGCCGCTCACCACTCCGCGACCGCCGTCCGTGGTCTTCGCGTTCTACCGCGACCAGTGCAGGCGGTCCGATGCCATCCTGGCCTCCCTGCCCCTCTCGACGCGCCCGCGGGGAAGTCACCCGCCTCCGCTCGGTGACGAGACGACCGACCTGCGCCGGATCGTGCTGCACATGATCGAGGAGACCTCCCGTCACGCCGGTCACCTCGACGCCGCCCGCGAGCTGCTCGACGGAAAGACCGGGCTCGGGCCGCGATAGCCCGCGGTCCGCCCCGGCCGATGCCCCTTTGATCGGATGGAGGCCGATCGACCGCTCATGGCAGGGTGGGCGGATGATCCAGATCTCTTCGCGCGAGGTATATCGGAACCGCTGGATGTCGGTACGTGAGGACGACATTCGTCACCCCGACGGATCGCCCGGGATCTACGGGGTGGTGGACAAGCCGACGGCGGCGTTGGTGATTCCCCTGGAAAACGACGGGTTCCATCTCGTGGAGCAGTACCGGTACGCGCTGTCGCGCAGGTCGTGGGAGTTTCCGCAGGGGACGTGGCCCGACGACCGTGAGACCACCACCGAGGAGCTGGCAAAGGCCGAACTCGCGCAGGAGACCGGGCTGAGCGCCGGGCGGATCGAGCACCTCGGCTCCTTCGCGATCGCGCCGGGGTTCACGAGTCAGCGCTGTGACATCTTCCTCGCCACCGACCTCACCGCGGGCGAGCCCGACCGCGACCCGGAGGAGCAGGGCATGAAACAGGCGTGGTTCCCCCGTGCAGAGTTCGAGCGGATGCTGCGGAACGGTGAGATCGTCGACGGCTCCACCATGGCCGCCTACGCCCAGCTCGCCCTCCAGCACGACGTCACAGGGCGGACAGGGTCCTGGTGAGCAGGCCCGCGCGTGCGGGAGAAAGGCCACCCTCGCGGACGCGCTGGGCGATCTTGGTGCGGAGCTCACTCACCCGCTGATCCACGTTCACGTGGGCGCCGGCGGCGAGTTCGTTCAGCAGGTTGGTGATGAGGTTGTCCAGGTCGACGGCCACGTCGGCCCGTACCTCACTGGCCGCCAGGCCCTCGTCGACCGCGCGCCGCATGCGGGTCAGCGCGTCGATCGCGCCCGGCGGTGTGGCGTTCGGCGGTCTCGGCACCGCGGTGGGCGACGTCCGCGTCGCCACCGAACGTCCCCGCTGCCGGTGCACCGGCGACGAGGGATTCGTCACCGGCCGCTCCGGCGTCGCGCTCAGGGTCGCCGGCGACGGCGCGCCCGATGAGGACGAGTCCACCGGCGACGCCATCGGGCGGAACGCCGCACCGCTCAGCAGCAGGCCCAGAGCGACCGCGGCGGCCGCCGTCGTGCCGCCCGCGACCAGCAGCAGCCGGCCGTGCGGGCCTTGTGAGGTGGTGGTGGTCGTGAGCGTACGTGTGCGGGGGCGCGGCGGCGACGGCGGCACGGCGGCGCGGTACGCGGCGGCCGCCTCGTACGCCGCGGCCTGCTCGCTGCCCTCGTCCTCCTGGTCCGCTCCCGTCGGGACGCCGAGCGCGGTGGCGATCTCGGCGGCCGTCGGCCGGCTCGCGGCCGACGGGTCGACGCAGCGTTCTTGCAGGCCGCCGAGGGTCTCCCCCGGTTCCGGACGGCGTCCCTTCACCGCCTCGAACCACACGATCCCCAGGGCGAACACGTCGGCCGAGGGTGAAAGGTCGTTCTCCGGCGGCAGGTAGGCCGGGGTGCCCATGCGCTCGTCGTCGGCGATACCGAAGTCGAGCACCTTGACCCCGGCCGAGGTCAGGATGACGTTGGTGGGCTTGATGTCGCGGTGGACGATCCGTGCGGCATGCGCGGCGGCCAGGGCGGCGGCGATCTCGCCGATCACCCGGCCCACGTCGGCGACCGGGTAGCGCTCGTCGAGGGTTCCGCCGGTGAGCAGCTCCATCACGATGTACGGAGTGCCGTCGGACTCTCCGTAGTCGTGCACGGTCACGATGTGCGGGTGTGACAGGGCGGCGGCCGCACGCGCCTCCTCGCGGAAGCGCTCGCGGAACTCCTGGTCGCGTACGAGCTCGGGGTCGATCAGCTTCACCGCGACCGGGCGGATCAGAACCTCATCGCGGGCGAGCCAGACGGATGCCATGCCACCGGTGCCGATCCGCTGGCGCAGCCGGTATCTGCCGGCGAGGAGCGAGTCCATTCGCTCAGTGTGGCGTACAAGAGGATGCTCGTGTGACCAGATGGGTATCCAAAATGACCATGGAATTGTCGACCGACTCCCCGCGAATGCGCGCGACCAGCAATCGGGCCATTTCACGGCCCATCGCCTCCAGTGGCTGATGCACGGAGGTGAGAGGCGGATCGGTGTGCCGCGCGGTGGCCGAGTCGTCGAAGCCGACCAGTGCGACGTCTTCGGGGATGCGCAGACCGTGCTCCTTGAGGACCCGCATCGCGCCGACCGCCATCGGATCCGACGCCGCGAAAACGCCGTCGATCTCGGGCGTACGTGCGAGCAGTTCGCGCATGCCGCGCTCGCCGGACTCCTCGCTGAAGTCACCGGTGCTGACCATCTGCGGCAGGCCGGCCTCGGACAGCACGTCGCGGTAGCCGCCGAGGCGGTCGACGCCCACGCGCATGTCCTGCGGGCCGGCGATCGTGGCGACCCGGCGGCGGCCGAGCCCGATCAGGTGCTCGACCGCCTGCCGGGCGCCCCCGCGGTTGTCGGCGTCGACGCAGCTCACCGGCTCGACGCCGACCGGAGCGCCACCGAGCACGGTGGGCACGCCGTTGTCCTCCAGGTGGCGGGGCAGCGGGTCGCCGCCGTGCAGCGAGATCAGCAGCACGCCGTCGACGTGCCGGCCGGTGAGGTAGCGCTCGAAGCGCACGTGGTCGTCGGCGGACTGGGCGATGGCCAGCAGGAGCTGGAGCCCGGTGCCGGCCAGCCCGGCGCTGATCCCCCGGATGATCCCGGCGAAGTACGGCTCGCCGAAGACGCGTTCCTCCGACTCCGACACGAACAGCGCGACGGTGTCGGTGCGCCGGGTGACGAGAGTACGGGCGGCGCTGTTCGGGACGTACCCGAGCTCGTCGATCGCCCGCAGCACCGCCTCGCGGGCCTCCGGGCTCACCTTCGGTGACCCGTTGACCACGCGTGAGACGGTGCCGCGGCCGACTCCCGCACGGGCCGCGACGGCCTCAAGGGTCGGCCGTGCCGATGCTGGGTCCCGCGTGCGCTCGCTCACGGCTTCATTCTGCCGATGACAGGCCGACTCCGCCTCGTCCGATCACCGAGGAGTACCAGTGGGCGCTGCTCTTGGGGATGCGCGCCTGGGTCTCGAAATCGATGTAGACGAGGCCGAACCGCTTGGCGTACCCCCAGCCCCACTCGAAGTTGTCCATCAGTGACCAGGCGAAATAGCCCCGCAGCGGCACCCCTGCGGCGATCGCCGCGTGGCAGGCGCGCAGGTGCGCGTCGAGGTAGGCGATCCGGTCGGGATCCTCGACTCCGCCACCGGCCGACACGACATCGTCGAACGCCGCGCCGTTCTCGGTGACGTACAGGGGCACCGGCGGGTATTCGGTCGCGACCCGCGTGAGCACCTCGGCCAGACCGGACTCGTCGATCTCCCAGCCCATCGCGGTCTCCGGCCGGCCGGCCTTCACGAACCCGATGTGCTCACTGCCCGGCCAGGGTGAGGCCGCCGCGAACGGCGAGGTGATCGCCGGGGCGGCGCCCTCGCGGCCGGTGACGATGAAGCGGTTGTAGTAATTCACGCCCAGCATGTCGATGGGCCCGCCGATGACCCCCAGGTCGCCGCCCTCGATGCCGAGGTCGTACGGCTCCAGGTCGGCGAGCACGTCGTCGGGGTAGCGTCCGCACAGCAGGGCGTCGAGGAAGAAGCGGTTCTGCAACCCGTCGATCCTGCGGGCCGCGTCCACGTCCTCGGCGGCCTCGCTCGCCGGCGACACCGCGTACAGGTTGACCGCGGCGCCCACCCGTACGCCCTTGCGGCGCAGGGCACGTGCGGCCAGGCCGTGGCCGAGCAGGAGGTGGTGCGCCGCGCGTACGGACGCCTCCGGGTCACGGCGGCCGGGGGCGTGGTCACCGGAGGCGTACCCGAGGAAGGCCGCGCACCAGGGCTCGTTGATCGTCGTCCAGTTGGTCACCCGGTCGCCGATGGCCTCCTGCACGAGCGTGGCGTACTCGGCGAACCGGTACGCCGTGTCGCGTGCCGGCCAGCCGCCGGCGTCCTCCAGTGCCTGCGGCAGGTCCCAGTGGTACAGCGTCGGCCAGGGCTGGATGCCGGCGTCGAGCAGGGTGTCCACGAGCCGCCGGTAGAAGTCGAGCCCCTTGGCGTTCACCGCCCCCGAGCCGTCCGGCTGCACCCGCGGCCAGGAGATCGAGAAGCGGTACGCGCCCAGCCCGAGCGAGGACATCAGCGCGACGTCCTCGCGGTACCGGTGGTAGTGGTCGACGGCGACGTCTCCGGTGTCACCGCCCAGCACCACGCCGGGAGTGTGGGCGAAGGTGTCCCAGACCGAGGTCCCGCGGCCGTCCTCGGCGACCGCGCCCTCGATCTGGTAGGCGGCGGTCGCCGCCCCCCAGACGAAGTCCGTGGGGAAGCCGAGTCGTGTCTCCGCCTGTGATGGCTGCGTCGTCATGGGATGCGCGGCGTGGAAGCCCTGGCCTCCGGGGTCGGGGGAAAACGCCGCTCCCTCCTTCGTTTGTCAGTGACGGTCGATAGCGTGCTCACCTGCGGTTTCGCCTTCAACCGACGCCCGCCCAAGAACAGGCGTTGCTGGAGCACGACACACACGCCCGATTGATCTGAGTTCTCGCGGTGGCACAGCGGCCGATAACATCGCGGCAGGTCGTGCCGTGACTGCGCGGGGAGGCCGGCCGGTAGGTCGGCCCGTTAACCGCGGTCCCCAACTCGTTCTCTCCTCTGCGTAGGGGAAGGGTTGAGATCCCCCGCCTGATCAGGCCGGGGGAGGATGTCAAGCCTTGACCGCACCGTCCATGATTCCGCCGATGATCTGGCGGCCGAACACGACGAAGACGATGGCCAGCGGCACGGTCGCGACGACGGTTCCGGCGAACATCAGCGTGTAGTCGTTGAAGTAGGCGCTGTTGAGCAGCGCGAGGGAGACCTGAACGGTCGGGTTGTCCGGGTTGAGCACCGCCCGCGGCCAGAGAAAGTCGTTCCAGGTCTGCATGAAGGTGAACAGCGCGAGCACGGAGGCGGCCGGGCGCAACGCGGGCAACACGACGCTCCAGAAGATCCGGAACGTCGAGGCGCCGTCGACGCGTGCGGCCTCGATGAGCTCGTCCGGCACGGCCTGCCCGGCGTACTGCCGCATCATGAAGACGCCGAAGCCCGTGACGAGGAACGGCACGATCACGGCCTGGAGCTTCCCGGTCCAGTGCACGTGCACCATGACCATGTAGAGCGGGATGATCCCCATCTGCACCGGGACCATCATCGTCCCCACGATGAGAAGCAGCAGGGCATTGCGGCCGCGGAAGCGGAGCTTGGCGAAGGCGAACCCGGCCAGCGAGGAGAAGAACACCGTCGAGAACGCGACCACGGCCGAGGCGATGGCGGAGTTCACCAGCGCCTTGGCGAAGTGTGCCTGCTCGTTGTCGAACAGCCGGCGCAGGTTCGCGCCGAGGTGCTGACCGGCGATGAACGGCGGCGGCACCGCCCCGACCACCGCGTTCGTCCGCGTGGCCACGACGAACATCCAGTACAGCGGGAACGCCGACAGGACGACCCCGAATATCAGCACGACGTACGTGAGCGGACTGGCCTGCCAGAGCCGCGCGGAGCCCGCCACGGCACGGTGCGTACGGCGCCGGATCACGGCCTTCATGTGGCGCCCCTCGAAAGACGGCGGATGATCAGGAAGTTGAGCAGGGAGAAGACCAGGATCAGCAGGAACAGCATCCAGGCGACGGCCGAGCCGTATCCGTACTGGAAGCGCTGGAAGGCGTTCTCGTACAT
It encodes:
- a CDS encoding carbohydrate ABC transporter permease, translating into MKAVIRRRTHRAVAGSARLWQASPLTYVVLIFGVVLSAFPLYWMFVVATRTNAVVGAVPPPFIAGQHLGANLRRLFDNEQAHFAKALVNSAIASAVVAFSTVFFSSLAGFAFAKLRFRGRNALLLLIVGTMMVPVQMGIIPLYMVMVHVHWTGKLQAVIVPFLVTGFGVFMMRQYAGQAVPDELIEAARVDGASTFRIFWSVVLPALRPAASVLALFTFMQTWNDFLWPRAVLNPDNPTVQVSLALLNSAYFNDYTLMFAGTVVATVPLAIVFVVFGRQIIGGIMDGAVKA